One part of the Glycine soja cultivar W05 chromosome 11, ASM419377v2, whole genome shotgun sequence genome encodes these proteins:
- the LOC114375781 gene encoding dirigent protein 24-like — MAKKLTFIILNISLFGITLRHMVLTEGNALDPTITFFMHDIIGGSTPSERIVAGTIVNTQTNHLPFSKPNNRVLPFKGAIPLVDTSTGSGTNPTHTSTTVIKNIDKNKVVINKNSLGLGATPENFLFGRITVIDDKITKGLELGSEVIGKAQGFHLASSLDGSSKTMAFTALFHDDEEDAISFFGVHRTAAHESHIAVVGGTGKYINAKGYAIIETLHSPQQHTTNGVETLVQITVYLF, encoded by the coding sequence atggccAAAAAGCTCACCTTCATAATACTTAACATCTCCCTCTTTGGCATCACCCTAAGGCATATGGTCCTCACTGAGGGGAATGCTCTAGACCCTACAATCACATTTTTCATGCATGACATCATTGGTGGATCAACCCCTTCGGAAAGGATCGTGGCTGGCACCATTGTAAACACTCAAACCAATCACCTTCCTTTCTCAAAACCCAATAACAGGGTCTTACCCTTTAAAGGTGCCATACCATTAGTTGATACTAGCACCGGCAGTGGTACTAATCCTACACACACAAGCACCACGGTGATAAAAAACATTGATAAAAACAAGGTTGTTATCAATAAGAATTCACTAGGTCTAGGAGCAACACCAGAGAACTTTTTGTTTGGAAGAATAACAGTGATTGATGATAAAATTACAAAAGGGCTTGAATTGGGGTCAGAGGTTATTGGTAAAGCACAGGGATTTCATTTGGCTAGTTCATTGGATGGAAGTAGCAAAACCATGGCATTTACTGCATTGTTTCATGATGATGAGGAGGATGCTATTAGTTTCTTTGGTGTACATAGAACCGCTGCACATGAGTCTCATATTGCTGTTGTGGGAGGAACGGGAAAATACATTAACGCAAAAGGATATGCCATAATTGAGACACTTCATTCACCTCAACAGCACACCACAAATGGGGTGGAAACACTTGTTCAGATTACCGTCTACTTATTCTAG
- the LOC114375054 gene encoding protein SODIUM POTASSIUM ROOT DEFECTIVE 3-like: protein MKGIDLFCSSSASTAVNSSMHHRSMVHRSTKSFDHDRRKSQLHVPCSSQLPINPKPYNYFEKHRKSSASADKQNCDVRRKSSADVNDLYTHAGADGSSRRYLLGDAPFIEWVSESNKISAMVPSQHDVKDKLVVMKRNDPPTLRSSSSARSKDKVVVLRVSLHCKACEGKVRKHISKMEGVTSFSIDMESKKVIIIGDVTPLGVLASVSKVKSAQLWPSSTSSSSLLLSSSSRPTSPWST from the exons ATGAAAGGAATTGACTTGTTCTGTTCTTCCTCTGCTTCCACAGCAGTAAATTCTAGCATGCACCATCGTTCTATGGTACATCGAAGCACCAAAAGCTTCGACCATGATCGAAGGAAAAGCCAACTTCATGTTCCTTGTTCATCCCAATTGCCCATCAATCCTAAGCCTTATAATTACTTTGAGAAGCACAGAAAGAGTTCAGCTTCAGCTGATAAACAAAACTGTGACGTGCGTAGAAAAAGTTCTGCTGATGTTAACGACCTTTATACTCATGCTGGTGCTGATGGTTCATCTAGAAGATATCTCCTTGGTGATGCGCCATTCATTGAATGGGTATCTGAGTCTAATAAAATCTCAGCAATGGTTCCTTCTCAACATGATGTCAAAGACAAGCTTGTGGTTATGAAAAGAAACGATCCTCCCACTCTTCGGTCCTCTTCTTCAGCTCGATCCAAGGACAag GTTGTGGTTTTGAGGGTGTCATTGCACTGCAAGGCCTGCGAAGGAAAAGTTAGAAAGCATATTTCAAAAATGGAAG GAGTGACATCATTCAGCATAGACATGGAATCAAAGAAAGTGATCATCATTGGAGACGTGACACCATTAGGGGTACTGGCGAGTGTATCCAAGGTGAAGAGTGCACAGCTATGGCCATCTTCTACATCGTCATCCTCATTATTACTTTCATCATCTTCTAGGCCAACATCTCCATGGTCGACATAA